Genomic segment of Molothrus aeneus isolate 106 chromosome 3, BPBGC_Maene_1.0, whole genome shotgun sequence:
TGGTGTGGAATCCTCCCTGTGCACTCAGTGGTTCCTTGCTCCTGGTTCCTGCCCCAGGCTACTGCAGCATGAGAATGAGGAGCTTCGCCGACGGCTGACATACGTGACTAACAAAATGGAGGCAATGGagagggaactggagtcaggtCAGGACTACCTGGAGATGGAACTGGGCCAGAATcgtgaggagctggagaagttCAAGGACAAATTCCGTAGGTACGACAAAGAAAATGAGAGGGGTAGAGTTAGAAAGATCCCTCACACCAAAGACTCCCTCAGCTGGTGTGAGCAGGTTGTGCCCTATTGTGCAAATCAAAGGTGTGCTGCATCCTTGAAAAGGTGCACCTCCAGACTCTAGGGGAGATAAAGGCTCTGCAGCCATTATTTCTTCCCAGGTACAGGAATGCTGCCAGCATGAAAGGCTGATGACAGGGAGTTTTTCATCTGTTGGATGTAAGCATGCGTGCAAAAAAAGCCACTGGTGGCTGCAAAAAAATACATCATTGCTTCACCTGAAAAGTACCTCAGTTAAAAATCAGTGCCAGTCACTGGCATGAGCATAGACATAGCTCAGAGGAGTCCTCCAAAGTCATCTACATCCCCTCCTGCAGGATCCTTTCACCCTGCCAGCCTCATCTTGCCTCCAGTAATTTGGGGTCTGAAGGCCATCATGTCTCAGAGGTGAGGCATAGTTAATATGCCTGATTGTCTTAGTAGCAGTCTTTCTGAGTTCTGGAGTTGGTAGTTTTCTTGGCACCTATGGAGCCAACTTGAGTAGATGCCTGAAATCCATTCCCAAGCATACAAACTTGTTTCTATAGGTTGCAGAACAGCTACACTGCTTCCCAGAGAACTAACCAAGACCTGGAGGAGAAGCTGCATGCCCTGGTGAGTGCCCTATTAAGTCACTAGAGAGATGAGGTGGAAGAGACCAGTCTGTGTTTGGAGCAGATGGGGGAAGGGGTCCTGTCCTTACCCAGCAGATGTGGCAGTGGGTGAGGGGTGAGATTCTGGCCATGATCATCTACTACCCATTCTGGCTGGTGTCATGAGTGGCTTTCTTGATTTACTGAGCCTGTACTTGGTCATGCACGAGAGCTTTGGTTCCTCACAACATAATTGCATGGTATTCCGTCATGTTGCTTCAGTCCCTCTCAAAAAGTGCCAGGGATGTGTCCGGGGTGGTCATCCTGGGAGGATGGGGGCAGTCAGAGCAGAGCCAATGTGCGTGTATGTCTGTTGTGTGCATTCATAACACTCAtggctgtttcttttctctccctccccctctctttctctttctcctccccacGCTGCCGCTGGCACACTCTGGGCGCACTCACCTCTCAGGCCTCTCTCAGCCAAAGCTGGATTTTTGCAGTTGCGTCTTTTCGTTtgtgtgtttttcctttttcctctttacgTGTCTCAGCCTGTTGGTCTCATTGTCAATCCCACATACCCCATCTCAGATGGAGGGGCCCCAGCCCTCGTCCAGCCAAGGGCTCACCTGGTATCCAGCAGCTGCCCGCAGATGCAGCAGGTCCTAGCTTGCAGGGCTCCATCTTAAGAGTGTTTGactctgagccagctggagcATGACATGTTGGGAAGTGGTGCCCataagctgcagcactgcataaGGTGTGGATGGCTGTGAGCCTTGTTtgctccctttccttccccttctgAGCTGTGAGCAAGCAAGTCAAATAGCTGAGGTGCTGATTGCCTCTGTGTAGCCCAGGATGAGATTTCTTTGGTTCTAGAACTTGAATTTCTTGGGTTAATATTCACTAGCAATTATTCGTTGTGCTGGTGCCTGAAGAGACTGCATACTGGTGAAGTACTGGCTCCCCTATCCACTTGCCTGTTGCTGTGCTGTACCTGTGATGcacagctggccctgctggtcACAGCTTCACAGCACCCTTGGGCGGTTTGGAAGAACTTCTTGAGACAGCGACAGCTTGGTTGTTCTGAGCTGCTGTCCCTCTTTGCTGTTACCTCTGAGTCTCTGGCAGCCCTGTACCTGAACTGTTAGGGAGTCTGAAGAGGCAAGGTTCCCTGCTTTATGGAGGACATTAGCTGAACTTCAAATGAAGCCACAGGTCCTTTAACTTACTAGAGCAAGGCTTAAACTCTTGCGAGATGGTGCCTCCCCCCTTTTGTCCATTCAGTTTTGACTGCTGGATCTTTTCAGGCAGTATTCTTGTTTTGGTTTCCCTAGGAAAGCCCCCCCAGGAAGGAGGGCTGGGTGTCACAATCTCAGAGGTCTTTGCTTTCAGTGTCAGGTTGAGATTGATTGCTCAAAACCACTAGCTTTTTGTGAGGCACCATGGGAACCAGAGGTGGAGAGGAAATACGCTGGTGCTGCAAGAAGAGATACTGCGTTAAGGCGATTCTGACTCAACCTCTTGTCTCTGTAGCTAGCAGAGCAGCTGGTCCCATTTGGCTTTTGGAATCACCTTCCTTTGAAGAGAGTTGTCTCccttgtctgtctgtctgtctggaaGTTTTTTTGTGTCCCAGCTGAACATGTCATTGTGCTATGCTTGGGCTGAGGTGGGTGGTAAAGCCAGGTTCTGTGCTAGGAGGTTTTAAACCTGGTGTTCTTGCATCTCAGATTAAAAAGGCGGAAATGGACCGCAAGACGCTGGACTGGGAGATTGTAGAGCTCACTAATAAATTGCTTGATGCCAAAACCACCATCAATAAGCTGGAGGAACTCAATGTAAGTGTCAGTCTGCAAATGGCTGTGAAATTGTGTGAGGTGTgggcttttccttttgttcaaaGTCATTAGTGTAAAGGAGCACATGAATGACTCCAGTGTGTAtggaagtgcaggagctgtACAGGATAGCAGGGACAGACAAACAGAAGAGGGTACGAGGGGTTGAACAGAGAAGAACGAATCTTCAAGTTTGATGTATTTGCTCTTTTGAGCTTAGGGTTTGACTTGAGTCTGGGCTGTACCTAAGGAGGGGTCATTCactccagagctgggagggagctgatGCCTTTTCTACACTATTAATATAGAAGTTCCTGGATCCAGTGCTTGTCTCTACTAACTGCTCTCAACTCCTTCCAATCTGTTTGCATCATTAGATATAGCTGAACTGTGGGATGGGAGAGAAAAggtgtgatttttggggatgtttAAAATCCCCAGAGGGAGTGGGGCTTGATACACTGACAGAGGATAAGCCAGGAACAAGGACTGGAGTTAAAAGGGACACCGTGGCTGAGTTGtaagaaaatacataaaagtATAGGGAAGAGGGAATGGCAGTGCCCTCATGAACGATTCATCAGATGCCTCTTCTGGCTTCTGTTCAAACAGTATCTGGTCAGTTGGTGCCTTTTTGGGTAAGAGTTTGGGCAAGTCTGACAGTGTTGCACACCTGTGCCCTCTCTTGCAGGAACGCTATCGACAGGACTGTAACCTTGCAGTACAGCTGCTCAAGTGTAACAAGTCGCACTTCAGGAACCACAAGTTTGCTGACGTGAGTAGTAATCCTGCTGAGGTGGGGAAGAAGAAGGGCTCATGGACTTTGACTGCATTTTGCTttctccacagggctgctggcCTCTCATCCTTCAGTCTCAGAGGTGGGGGGAGGTTCCTGTTCCCACTCCTACTGagaaggcagcacagagcttctgccagctcctcttTCATGAGAGCTTCATTTCACAGTTCAGCCAGGAGCTGTTATAAAGAGCACAATAACCTTGAACTTGATAGTCTGCTGGGTGCATGCTGGTAGCTGGCAGGAGGACAGACCTCTCTCTTACTCTGCTccatcctttttccttcctctcctggcCACATGCAAGGGCCATACTGCTCATAAGAAGCAGCAGTAGTCTGACCCGATGACACTTATTACTCTGAGGAGAAATGTGTGAGGCAGCATTCAGGGTTTTCTAGGCCTTCTGAGCAGGAGAAGCTGGTGCCAACTCAACTCACTGCCCCCTGTGGGGAGGGATGAGGGTGTGGGCAGCTTAGCTCATCCTGCTCTCATCTCCTTTCACATTAGTAGCATCAATTCTTTAGTTGAAAGTATCGTCCAGGCCCTTAGCCCAGCTCTCTCTTTGCCATACCTCTAGTCTCTGTCCCTTCTTGTATTCCTCTCAGCAAAACTACATGCTTGTCTTTTTTAACTTAGCAGGTGACCACTTTGTCACCCTCCCCCATTGTGTCTCAAATTAGCACTCTTGAGGTCAGTGTATCAGTTACTGCTGAGGTAACCTTGACCTCTCTCCCAGCTGTCCCCCCTCTCTGGAGCTTTGAATTCTGCCCCCCAAAGCACTGTGTTCCACGTGGCTGCCACTGGAGGGAGTTTGGTGCTGAGCAGCTGTGCACACAGCCTGCCTCGCACCCAGCTGCTCTTATGCAGTGTGCCCTGCACGCCCAGATGTGGGTGCAGTTTCCTTCTGGCTGTGATGGGACAGACCTCGCTGTGCCACTGAGTGGCTTGGGGACCTCCACTCTCCGTGCTTCACTTGCCTGTGGTGACCCAGGTGAGGGCAGCTTGGCAGGGCAGTGGGGAGAGCAGTAGTGCCCATTTGCAGGATGAGGGGTAGTGCTTACCCCCTGGTGAGACCCCAGTCCAACAACTTTGGTAATAAGCCCTATGTTTGTCTCTCTGAAATGGAGAGAGTGAGGGAGCGGGGTGACGTGTTGGAGTTGGTAGAACACAGGAAGGCATCGATCCTGGTCTGTGGGCAGGCTGCCAAGGCAGCATGGCTGCAATTATGCATTCAGGGAGCACTGTGGATCTCAGCAGTGGGGGCTGTACAGTCACTTCAGTGCAACCACCCGCTGATTTTCCACAGATCAATAGACCCCTTCCTAGCATGTGCTGGCTGGGCCTTTTCTCTGTGCTCACAGGCATGTGAGACTGAGCCCATGTGCTGTCTTTACCTGTTTGCTTTGCCACATGGGGCCTGTGAACCATGGCCTAGAAGCATGACTGCTGTGACAGCTAGAGAGCCTTGTTAGTCACTCATGGGGCAGGTTTGCTTTGAAAAAAGATACTCTTCTGAAGGCAAGGTAGGTGAATGTTAGGGTCAAGATAATGACTACAAAATACACATGTAAGTTGGTTAGAAAAAGTAGATTATATGAAACTAAATTACTTGCATGGCAGCCCCCTTCTAATGTCACTTTCCTTCTCCCTAGCTTCCCTATGAGCTGCAGGACATGGTGAATAAGCATTTGCACAGTGCGCAGGAGTCTGCAGGCCCTGGCCAAGAGGCAGCCCACACCTTGGCTCCATCTGATGTTGTGCCCACCTCAGTCATCGCCAGAGTCTTGGAGAAACCAGAATCTCTGGTTCTGAATTCAGCTAAGTCTAGCAGTGGCAGCTGTCCCATGGCTGAGGATGTCTTTGTGCATGTGGACATGAGCGGAGCCCTTCCTGATGCCTGCAACAGTGCAGGGCagatggggaaggagggaggagatgCGGGGAAACAGCAGAATGGTGGCTGCAAGCCGCAGAGTAGTGTGGAAAGTGTGCCTGAGGAGGTGCCTGCCTTCGAGAAGCTAAGCCCATACCCTACTCCCTCACCTCCCCATCCTATGTACCCAGGGCGCAAAGTGATTGAGTTCTCTGAGGACAAGGTAAGGATCCCAAAGAACAGCCCCCTGCCCAACTGTACATATGCTACACGCCAGGCCATCTCCCTCAGCCTGGTGCAGAGTGAAGATGAGAGCTGTGACAGGCACCGGACactccccagcagccctgcttcCGAAGGACACCGTTCAGCCTCCAGCTGTTCCTGCCAGCAGTCCCCTAAAGCAGCCAGGGCTCACGGCtcttcccagagcagcccatTCAGCAGCCCTCCCCAAATCCCGAGCGCctttgccagctctgccagctctgaggAGGACCTGCTGGCTAACTGGCAGCGAATGTTTGTGGATAAGGCACCCCCCACCTCGGAGCGAGTGCTGATGAACCGCACGGCTTTCAGCCGTGATACGGCCCCCGAGCTCCAGAAGAGGTTCAGCCGCTCCATGCAGGAGCTGGGTAGGGCAGCCTCAGCTTACTCGGATGGTGAGGagtctgctcagagctgcagctggaccGTGAGCCGGGACTCAAGCGTGGACACAGACAGCACCGAGTCCAGAGCCCGCAGGAGCCATTTCTCCTCAGACTATGGTACAGATTTCTCCCAGGATGAAGCCCAGAAGCTGTTGCTTGAAAGCGGTGGAGGCACTGCTGAGCCTGAAAGCCCCTCACCAGAGAAGCACAAGGACTATGTAGACCTTGGCTTGCCTGAGAGCCCGGCTGAGGAGAGAGAAATGCTGCTCCAGGGAGACAAGGAGAGCAGCCAAGGAGGTGTCCAAGAGGAAAGCGGAGAAGGCAGGGTCAAGCCTCCTTTCAGTCGGCCGCACCGCAGCCCCAAGAGGATGGGGGTGCACCACTTACATCGCAAAGACAGTCTGACACAAGCCCAGGAACAGGGCAACCTTCTCACCTGAGGCACAGCAAGAACCAGCCATGCttagcagagctgtgggatgccCCCCATCACTCCACCTGAGGGAGAAGCCTCCCTTAGTACCCTCCTCCCAGGGGAAATCTGCTCTGAGGTTTTATATTTATTCTCTTCTTTTGCTACCTGGAAGAGCTGGGATCTCCCTTGCCTGGCACCTCAGACCCTTAGTACAAGCACACGCAGTGTGCAGAAGCACACCCACTGCCCTGACACACTCACAGCTCTCTTCACAGCCTCACACTGGTGCCTGTACCAGAGCTAGTTCTTGGTACCCCTTGTCCTGGTGCCTGTGCCTCTTTTTGCTCTCATCCCCCTTCCCACTCAGGTACCTGAGGCCCTGGGTGCTCTCTTGTTGtttccccacagctgctctgctctttttTAACTTGTGCCAA
This window contains:
- the TJAP1 gene encoding tight junction-associated protein 1 isoform X2; translation: MSSTAPSKKPYRKAPPQHREIRHEVPIIRDDQDGVILAEQSQEPLTDAERMKLLQHENEELRRRLTYVTNKMEAMERELESGQDYLEMELGQNREELEKFKDKFRRLQNSYTASQRTNQDLEEKLHALIKKAEMDRKTLDWEIVELTNKLLDAKTTINKLEELNERYRQDCNLAVQLLKCNKSHFRNHKFADLPYELQDMVNKHLHSAQESAGPGQEAAHTLAPSDVVPTSVIARVLEKPESLVLNSAKSSSGSCPMAEDVFVHVDMSGALPDACNSAGQMGKEGGDAGKQQNGGCKPQSSVESVPEEVPAFEKLSPYPTPSPPHPMYPGRKVIEFSEDKVRIPKNSPLPNCTYATRQAISLSLVQSEDESCDRHRTLPSSPASEGHRSASSCSCQQSPKAARAHGSSQSSPFSSPPQIPSAFASSASSEEDLLANWQRMFVDKAPPTSERVLMNRTAFSRDTAPELQKRFSRSMQELGRAASAYSDGEESAQSCSWTVSRDSSVDTDSTESRARRSHFSSDYGTDFSQDEAQKLLLESGGGTAEPESPSPEKHKDYVDLGLPESPAEEREMLLQGDKESSQGGVQEESGEGRVKPPFSRPHRSPKRMGVHHLHRKDSLTQAQEQGNLLT
- the TJAP1 gene encoding tight junction-associated protein 1 isoform X1, whose product is MSSTAPSKKPYRKAPPQHREIRHEVPIIRDDQDGVILAEQSQEPLTDAERMKLLQHENEELRRRLTYVTNKMEAMERELESGQDYLEMELGQNREELEKFKDKFRRLQNSYTASQRTNQDLEEKLHALASLSQSWIFAIKKAEMDRKTLDWEIVELTNKLLDAKTTINKLEELNERYRQDCNLAVQLLKCNKSHFRNHKFADLPYELQDMVNKHLHSAQESAGPGQEAAHTLAPSDVVPTSVIARVLEKPESLVLNSAKSSSGSCPMAEDVFVHVDMSGALPDACNSAGQMGKEGGDAGKQQNGGCKPQSSVESVPEEVPAFEKLSPYPTPSPPHPMYPGRKVIEFSEDKVRIPKNSPLPNCTYATRQAISLSLVQSEDESCDRHRTLPSSPASEGHRSASSCSCQQSPKAARAHGSSQSSPFSSPPQIPSAFASSASSEEDLLANWQRMFVDKAPPTSERVLMNRTAFSRDTAPELQKRFSRSMQELGRAASAYSDGEESAQSCSWTVSRDSSVDTDSTESRARRSHFSSDYGTDFSQDEAQKLLLESGGGTAEPESPSPEKHKDYVDLGLPESPAEEREMLLQGDKESSQGGVQEESGEGRVKPPFSRPHRSPKRMGVHHLHRKDSLTQAQEQGNLLT